The following nucleotide sequence is from Apium graveolens cultivar Ventura chromosome 4, ASM990537v1, whole genome shotgun sequence.
TTAGCCCCGACTCTCTCTTTGAGATCCCGTAAAGAAAATGAGGGAGATACTGTGTCGATGGTCTTTTACAGAcattatatacacacacataaaTAAGTTTGAAATTGTGCATTACCAGTCTCGAGAATCAAGGCGAAAAAAGAGTTCTTTTTCTTATGAAAAGCGTGGAGACTGAGATAACCAGCTAAGAGAAGCAAGAAAGCAGTAGCTAAACCTCCACCAAGAGAAGCAGTGCTGCCTTTCTTGATAAAACCAATGATCCCACCGCAAGCAAGAATCATCCCGTATGGAATTGTAAAGCAAAAATCATGCATTTTGATCAACTGGGTCGTCAGAATTCTTGAGATCTTGAAGATTGATTAAGTTTGATTTAGGGGAGTTTGAAGTTTTTGAGAGTCTTTTGTGAAGGCTTTAGACTTTAAAGatgattataattattttttgttATTGGGCTGTTGTTTCGTTGGTCAATTATTTTTTTGACCAACTCCACCGCGTTTTAGTTGAAAGTTGTTTCTTCCCCTTTGATCGGTTCTTCTTACCTTTTTACTAATTTACTAGATTTTATTATTTTTCATTCTGTAACATATTCATAGATACCCTTGTCTATCATCCTGATTGAAATTACgtttttttttacaaataaagTATTTGCTTTCactaaataaaatcaaatatcAATGTATCAATAACAATCCACTCATGTGAGTTTGACGCTAAACAAGCAGCTTTAGCTAATAAATGAGTCACTCCGTTCGATAACTTATAAATAAATTCCACTTGCACTTCAACAAAGTGCTTACAAAGTTCCTTACAATCTATTATTGTACTATAAAAATATGATCTTCCTTGGCTCCCTTTAAGTGCCTCCATGACCAATTTCGCATCGGTTTCAAAAACACATTTTCTAATGCCCAGTTCTTTTGCCCAGAAGAGAGCCTCCTTGAGGCTTAAAGCTTCAGCTTCTCTTAATAGCATATTACCTGCAATTTCATGACTCTGAGCACGCATAAACCTACCATCCTCATCTCTTAGTACAGCCGCGATACCCACGCTAGAAGACACCTTATCTATAGCTGCATCGACATTCACCTTATACCAACCTTGAGAAGGAGGTTTCCATTGCCTCGCACCCTGTTGAATCAATGGCACACTTTTCTGTTTCTCATTCTAAGCCTTATGCCAATCATTTATAGATTCCTGGCAGCTGATTTCACTCCAAAGACTGAAACATTTATATTATTCCATAACCATTTATTCGTACGGTTCCATAAACTCCAACATACTGTGATTATCCATACTAACATGTCCTTGGTACAATGTTCAAATAGCCAGCAAAAACCATTAGCAATATCACCACTCCAATCGTCTTGAAAGATTTCAGAGATTCCTTCTGCTAGCCAAGCAAACGGACACTCAAACAGAACATGAGCTGTATTTGTTCGCACAAAACCACACAagcgtacgcgatcacaagtagtataagattaagttaagttcgttcccacagagactggtttaaaCAGAATATGCACTTATACAACAATGTATGCTTATTATTCACTGCTAAGACAAATATCAATTCtgagttgattaactaattaaagtgattatactagcatgcattaactaagagaataaaactgatttacttatatgagataaaaacatgggattcgaacttcattaaatacttcgttcagagtttatgcctttaatcttagcatgtgatggtgatgacaactaatcagataacacgaaattagtatacgctatctttcgatatacgtatacccttctactaaacatccacaaataagatagaagttgagcaaacaccaattatgcttagaccctatatgtcataagatttgaaaatataatggtttaagagcaagttatctattgagattacatagggcaacgtaagatggttaaaaattcactacgaatcatgcatgacaacatacataaacctatgctagcatggcaagttctaaacctctatatccacttttgcttcaataaagattaacaaacgacttagatgttagctacgcatctaagaagaataagtacaaccatactaggaaatcataaatcatcacACACTAACGATTTAGAACAAtaaactattgaaatccataaataaatccgctagaaccccatgacaacgattagttcatgatcgaacacatcgtcaccatggttccaatgaaaacacgataataaataagttcagaatactacGAGATAATATAAAAGTACTAGGGTTTATAACAAAGCAAAAAtaagcatccaaaagtatcgcctaaatcgaagaatacaaaagtGAAAACTAAATCTTCTTCTCCTTAGCCTTATTGTGTGCTTTTGGTCTTCTCTATGTTCTCCATCGCTTTTTTCTTGTTCTTAAAAACGTCttcttttctttatatatatagCCGTGGTTGACCGGGACTCTCACAATAACCAAATTATAATTAAATCAGTATTCTGCAGAATTTGGCTGGTGCGGGCGCGCTCTGTGTCTGACAAATGGGGCGCAGGCGCGCCTGCTTTCTATAGAATTTCTGCAGCTTTCTTCTTTTTGCGCTCCGTCCTCGGTACAAACTTCCACGACTCCTTCCCTGATCTCTTAtcaatatataattatttaaaagcTCATTTCCACCTCTGACCAGTGCCCTGCAACGACTCAACACAGAACATATCAAAAACaccaaatacttgagtccaaaacaccaacttaagccgatatgaagcgttccaagtagatataaaattcacttatcacacccccaaacttaaatcgatgcttgtcctcaagcataaacagactcgaCGCTAATAACAAAACTactgcatgaatgcaactacatgaaaatgtaattaaataataatgcaacgatcccctcggaataaccataaccaaatcaATAAGCAATGTCTTTAAGAATGCAATAACTTTAAACAGAGTTCAACTAAATCTCATAAACCAACATACAAACCAGAAACCAGCATACATACTCTCaacactagatcaataaccaCATCATATCCTTCGCCAAATCAATCACaaatttataaatagaatagacgttaaacacataatgactcacaacacctcaaTTTTACTAGATTTATACAAGGATCATGCTATAATACTGAAACACATCAaacacaaatactgattttatcgtgcaatgaatgaggtcccaaaagacttattcaataatacccatgtagcgagcgttaggttagcggatcccagactatacaagccttaggtcactaggcacaaagtcccctagaacttaatttctggagtattaaagagctcaccctTGGTCAATTCTGCATATACTAacacaattttttttcttttctttttcttttctttgattctgaatgagtgcgtttcgctccatctcattcaaccgtagactactcataaaaatatgagacAACTaatagccatttgacgcctacTTTTATTCACAACTAGAAATGATATCCATGTTTTTCCCTAGTTTAAAAATTCAGTGTTCTTACATCATTACGCGAATagcaaaaattctaaatataaccaagtgattaaattccaacaaacaaacaagtatgatcatgatctagttcaaaagcaacctataagacttgtgaaaaaACTTTATTTctgggcatgcaaatcaattcattaggacttaatcaTCCCTCTATTCGACATCACTGCAATCAAATCAACACCAACCTACCAATCAGAAACTGCTCATCCTACGGGATCAcgttatatgcatgcaaatacAACTACATGGACTCATATAATAACATGAACAAATATGCAAACAAATATgacctatatgaacaatcatgcaaaaataatgaacgaactacaactaaacatgcaatatgaatctatatgaacacGACCCACAACTAATCCTTATATTattacccccaaacttaaaatattcaatgtcctcattgaaggtaataataaggatacaaggcatacctagtcgtcagtgggatcaccctcctcgggtggagaaTCAGGTGGCGGGTAAACAGTGCTCGCTCCAAATATAGGCCAATCGACCTCGACACTAGTGGCTCTAAAAGCAGTACTCAAAGTCTGTGTTAAATCATGAGCAAAACGGCTGTGAATGTCATGCATGTCATCCGTACGCCTAGTCAATCTCCTGTACTGAGCATCTCCAAGTCCACTCATATCCCCTGTATGCTGTGCACGAGAAGATCTAGCGGCTGCACGAGAAGATCTAACATCTGCCTGTTGTGCCTGAGAAGAACCCCATGCATACGTCTGATCAGCTGACTGGACACTCGGTAGATGATCATATGTATAACTCAATCCCTTCTCATGGGCTTTACCgccataccactcctgcatcacTGAAATCATCGAGTTATCAATGGGAGCACTCGGCATCCGCAGTTGCTCATGCTCGGGCCACCTAACACCAACCGAAGTACACAACTTCGTAACAATAGAGGCATGAGGAATCGCCCCAATGGTTCTCCCAAGCAGAAAATGCAGCATACTCTGATGAATCACATAGCCGAGATCAACATATTCTTCATTCAAAATCCCCCATAACAGAATAGCCCGATCCACAGTAACCTCGTGTGAATGtaaagatggcatgatattagcacacaTATATAGTTTCCAAGCTCTAGCATACCTATTCATACAAGAAGCAGGAAATATAAGCGGCTCAGTGGTGCCTGCTTTGTACTTCCACACCCTTCCTGGAACACACAACTCTTTCAAAATATAATCCAACTCCAAATCCTCCCTAGTCTTCTGCAACCAATCATCAGCACCCCTAGGCTTCGCAGGATGACGCAGAACCCGGTGAATACAAGAAGCAGGAAAAGTAAGCGGCTCAGTGGTGCCTGCTTTGTACTTCCACACCGTGCCTGGAACACACAACTCTTCCAAAATGTAATCCAAGTCCAAATCCTCCCTAGTCTTCTGCACCCAATCATCAGCACCCCTAGGTTTCGCAGGCTGATGTGGAACCCGGCGAATAACAGCAGGTCGGTAATCCACAGTCAAACCCCAAACCACAGAAAATCCATTCTTCACATCCTTAGAATTAACATAAAACTCCTGTACAATGCTTAATGGAATCGCAACTGGTACCTCACAAAAATTCTCTcaacccttctctgcaatcatctccaaaagctttCCATCCTGAGCCATAGgcaagaatcccctctccttagCAATCAGCTTAGACATCAGCCTAGTGAACTCTGCATGAGCCTCCGATGAAGTAAATCCGTTCTCCGTGCCACCCACACTAGAATCCTCGGTAGACGAGGGATGGGTGCTACTACTCCCTGTGGTTCGTGCTCTTTTGGATGTCATAATCACAAGTGATAACGATTTGGGTGTAAGTATTGCATGTAGGAGAGGCTAGGTTTTGTGGGTATAAGAGATGTGTTTATATGTATGtagatgtatgtatatatatgataGAGATAGGAGGGGTGGGGAGTTATTTAGGGTGTAGAAATAGGGTTAAAATTCGGGTTTGGGCTTGGGTAATCTGATTTTCAGTTTTTTTTCACTCTTTTTTTCTTTTACAGGGACCTCGCGCAGGCGCGCTTGATATGGGCGCGGGCGCACCGCACTTCTAGAAAAAAATTTcagtttttgattttttttccttTAGCAAAATTACAACAAAtgcatgggttgcctcccacgaagtgCTTATTTTACGTCTTTAGCTTGACGTGAAACTTCAAAATCAAGTTGTCGCAAGAACGGCTACCACCACCTCACGGTTCCCCGTAACCCCATAATAATGTTTCAACCTTTGACCATTTACATTGAACGCTTGGTCCAGATGCTTATTAAAAATTTCCATAGCTCCATGTGTGAAACAGCCCGCATTTCTGAACTATTAATTCTAAAATCGAAACTAAAATCAAATACAATTTCTTGTAAAAAAAGTCTATTACAGAAGTGACTATTACAACGCGCAGCTAAAAGAAGTCCAAAATCAATCTACTTCAGCattaagtcctcgaactccaatgctaaccaactcgaatcttagacaaaacctgaaatattaaaagaatgagATGCGAAgcccagcaagtacaaattgactaactacTTAATCGGAAAATAATGGCTGTTTTAATAAAACgatttttcttaaaataataataattttgtaaaatattttctaaaataaatccaacccaaagttttatattttaaaattcagaatttaaaatagAACAGAGCatattttataacagatcagaatAGAATAAAACAGGatgaaacgataattcttataaacaccacagtcttgatctacggccacactttgccagtagccggcatctaattcttattcttattctcatataccacactttaccagtggtcggcatctaaagttcaattaTTACGCGcacttaataggtatctaaagttgcacatttgtgcgcctactaagggtatctaaagGTAGTTCCGGAACTATAACGTAAACTATGAACGGATTCGAAAACAtagagactgggtttcaaaagattctcgtatcttatatcttatacagtttgaaacagaattcttatatcttatatgaaattcgaaaatcagagtatcaaaatttttccgaaaataaaagtaagtcaaaaagtaTTTACCTCAAAACCTGACCAGATTTGAATATAGCCTATTTGACCCTGTAAACGATATTATCTtgaaaaacacaaaacacaaaagttgtagagaatgaaaagacctttccgaaaagtccaggatcactgaattccgactcacgatgaattttctacgaattttacaagactacTGATTTATGAGAGAAAAAGGCCTACGAATTTCGATATTAAAAACGAGGAAAACGAATaggatgtatttataacgatacaaaaccctatatcttaacctacaagttatccatattagaatctgatccaaattttaggcccaatagtctaacccaattttaaatcatagtccttatctaattttaatacttttattctattatttaattattaatctaattctaaaaattacgggatattacatattaccctccttaaaaagaatttggtccccaaattcacaacaatcctataCGTCTATTGTTACTAATTTTCTACAGGTCAAACTTAAAttatggtccacaagatcgaatcatagagaatgtactagtcccataacTAACACACTCCGAAGAACAACCtactctgataccaactgtaacagcccgcactcCCGAACTATTAATTCTAAAATCGAAACTAAAATCAAATATAATTTCTTGATAAAAAAGTCTATTACAGAGGTGACTATTACAATGCGCAGCTAAAAAAGTCCAAAATCAATCTACTCCAGCACTAATttctcgaactccaatgctaaccaactcgaatcttagacaaaacctgaaatattaaaagaatgagcTGCGAAgcccagcaagtacaaattgactaactatttaaccggaaaataatgggtgttttaataaaaagatttttctcaaaacaataataattttgtaaaatattttctaaaataaatccaacccaaagttttatattttaaaattcagaatttaaaacagagcAGAGCATATTTTATAAAAGATCGGaacagaataaaacagaacgaaacaataattcttataagcaccacagtcttgatctacggccacactttgctagtagccggcatctaattcttattcttattctcatataccacatctttagtcccacagtcctaaatcacaccttatgccacactttgccagtgaccggcatcttatactttatgccacacttgtgcgcctactaagggtatctaagggTAGTTCCGGAACGATGTTATCTTGAAAAACacaaaacacgaaagttgtagagaatgaaaagacctttccgaaaagtccaggatcactgaattccgacttacgatgaatttcTACGAATCTTACAAGACTACTGATTTATGAGAGAAAAAGGCCTACGAATTTCGATATTAAAAATGAGGAAAacgaatatgatgtatttataacgatacaaaaccctatatcttaacctacaagttatccatattagaatctgatccaaattttaggcccaatagtctaacccaattttaaatcatagtccttatctaattttaatacttttattctattatttaattattaatctaattctaaaaattacgggatattacatactaccctccttaaaaagaatttggtccccaaattcacaacaatcctataCGTCTATTGTTACTAATTTTCTACAGGTCAAACTTAAAttatggtccacaagatcgaatcatagggaatgtactagtcccataacTAACACATTCCGAAGAACATCCtactctgataccaactgtaatagCCCGCACTTCCGAACTATTAATTCTAAAATCGAAACTAAAATCGAATACAATTTCTTGATAAAAAGTCTATTACAGAGGTGACTATAACAACGCGCAGCTAAAAGAAGTCTAAAATCAATCTACTCCAGcactaagtcctcgaactccaatgctaacCTACTCGAATCTTAGAcaaaacctgaaatattaaaagaatgagTTGCGAAgcccagcaagtacaaattggccaactatttaaccggaaaataatgggtgttttaataaaacaatttttctcaaaacaataataattttgtaaaatattttctaaaatcaatccaacccaaagttttatattttaaaattcagaatttaaaacagaaccgagcatattttataacagatcagaacataataaaacagaacgaaacgataattcttataaacatcacagtcttgatctacgacCACACTTTGCTAGTAGCCgacatctaattcttattcttattctcatATACCACATCTTTAGTCCCACAGTCCTAAATCACACCTTATGCCACACTTTGCCAATGACCGGCATCTTATACTTTATGccacacttgtgcgcctactaagggtatctaagggtagttccggaactataacgtaaattacgaacggattcgaaaacgtagagactgggtttcaaaagattctcgtatcttatatcttatacagttcgaaacagaattcttatatcttatacgaaattcaaaaatcagagtatcaaaacttttccgaaaataaaagtaagtcaaaaagtacttacctcaaagcctgatcagatctgaatatagcttatttgaccctctaaacgatgttatcttgaaaaacacaaaacacgaaagttgtagagaatgaaaagacctttccgaaaagtccaggatcactgaattccgacttacgatgaatttctacgaattttacaagactacTGATTTATGAGATAGAAAGGCCTGCGAATTTCGATATTAAAAATGAGGAAAACGAATaggatgtatttataacgatacaaaaccctatatcttaacctacaagttatccatattagaatctgatccaaattttaggctcaatagtctaacccaattttaaatcatagtccttatctaattttaatacttttattctattattcaattattaatctaattctaaaaattacgggatattacaatgtggaaacacagttttgacaatgaACGGACCTGACCACCGTGACTTAAGCTTTCCTGGAAAAAGTCAATGACGAGAGTTGAACAATAGAACTTGCTGACCAGGCACAAATGTTTTATGCACTAACCTCCTATCATGCCATCTCTTGACCTTCTCCTTGTATAACTTGTTGTTTTCATAAGCATGTAGATGAAATTCGTCGAATTCATTAAGTTGGAGCATTCTCTTTTCTCCAGCAGCTTCCATGTCAAGATTcagcttcttcaaagcccaatatgctttatgttCTAGCTCCGCAGGCAAATGACACGCCTTACTATATACCAACTGGAAATGAGACATGCCTAGAGGAGTCTTGAATGCTATTCTGTAGGCACAAAcagcttcatctagcttcaaagaATAGTCCTTCCTTGACGGACTCACAACCTTCTCCAAGATTCACTTGATCTCTCGATTAGAGACTTCAACttgcccattagtttgaggatgataagttGTGGCCACATGATGATTCACATGatatctttccattaatgtagtaaatttgtgattgtagaaatacgatccctcatcactgattatgacccTTGGAGTACCGATacgtgtgaatatctgcttatgaagaaaattgaTCACCGCCTTAGCATCGTTGGTTGGCAAAACTTTAACCTCAACCCATTTAGACACATAATCCACCGCCAAAAGAATATATTGATTATTGCatgatgagacaaatggccccatgaagtcgattccccaaacatcaaaaatcTCAACTTCGAGAAGTACATTGAGAGGCATATCAtctctcttggacatatttccaacTCGTTGGCAGCGATCACATCTCAACAGGAACTGATGggcatctttaaacaaagtaggccagaaaaatccCTCTTAAAGGATACTGACagttgtcttctctccaccataatggCCACCATACACAGTAGAATGgcagtctcgcaagataccctccgtCTCACTATACGGAATGCACCTCCTAATAATCTGATCTGCCCCCTGTCTAAACAAGAATGACTCATCCCATCAATACCACATCACCTCaagtagaaacttcttcctttgagcataagagagTTTTGAGGGAATAACATTtctcacaagatagttcacaatatctgtaaaccatggttcttcttcttgcacccaaAATAGTTGTTCAACGTCTTATCTCGTGAAGCTTTGCCTTGATCTTCCAAACGTGAGAGATGATCCTCTACCTGATTTTTTATACCTTTTTAGTCTTTGATTTCCATCTCGAATTCCTGTAACAAGAGAATCTATCGAATCAATCgaggttttgaatctttcttcgagACCAGATATCGAATAACAACATGATCAGTGTAAAccgtcacttttgtcccaagcaaataagattgaaatttctcaAAATTGTAGACAATTTCCAAAAGCCCCTTCTCTGTAGTAGTGTAATTTAgctgagcaccattaagggttttactagcatagtaaaccacatgaaAAATGTTATTCTTTCTCTGGCCAAGAACAACTCCAACTGTAAAATCAttagcatcacacatcatctcgaaGGGCACATTCCAATCATGTGCAATAATAACAGGTGCTGTAGTCAAACTCTTTTTCAAACTCTCGAAAGCAGCTAAATATTCTTCCATCAAATTTGAAGGGAACATCCTTCTCCAacagattgcacaaaggtttagagattttggagaagtctttgaagaatcgccgataaaaactcgcatgaccaagaaaactgctgATTCCTTTAACtaaaattggtggaggaagattttcagtaacccccaccttggccttatccacttCAAGATCTTTGCTAGATACCTTGTTCCCAAGAATGATACCCTGTTGTACCATGAAGTaacatttttcccagttgagcACCAGATTTGTCTCAACGCATCTTTTCAGCACCAAGCCAGGATTATGCAAACACTCATCATAAGAAGTCCCGAACACAtaaaagtcatccatgaacacctccacattagtACTAATCATGTCtgagaatatggccatcatgcatctctgaaaagtagcaGGTGCACCACAAAGTCCGAACGAAACTCGACGGAAAGTGAAAGTGCCAAAAGGACAAGTAAAAgtggtcttctcttgatcttctgggacaatgcaaatctgattatagcccgaatacccatccagaagacaataatactcatggccagtcaacctgtcaagcatttgttcaatgaatggaagagggaagtgatacttcctggtggctttattcattttccgataatccatgcatactctccatcctgtgactgtctgagtaggaatgagctcattcttttcattagcaacaactgtaatgcctcctttcttaggcacacactgcactgggctcacccatgaactatcagaaatatgatagatgatccatgcatccagccatttaagaatttctttattcactacctccttcatgataggattgagtCTCATATGTTATTCAACGGTTGGTTTACTTCCTTcctcaagcagaattttatgcatgcaataagaagggctgattctcTTGATATCTGCTACAGTCCATCCGATTgctgatttaaactctctcagaattttcaagagcttgtcttcatcactacctgaaaggtcagatgcgataataataggtaaagtagatgcatcacctaaaaaagaaTACCTTAAGTGATCAGGCAGTggtttgagctcaagtgtgggagcttcttcaatagatggtttgagacCCTCCTGAGAATTTTTAAGCTCCGATAATCCAAAAGACTCGAATAGAAAGTCCAATCTCCTTTTCCACGGAGATGCATTTAAATACCGTAGTTGCTCTtccccttcttcatcttcactatcagattccccT
It contains:
- the LOC141721295 gene encoding protein FATTY ACID EXPORT 6-like, whose translation is MHDFCFTIPYGMILACGGIIGFIKKGSTASLGGGLATAFLLLLAGYLSLHAFHKKKNSFFALILETVCAAALTWVMGQRYAETSKIMPAGVVAGISLVMTLFYLYKLATGGNHFPTKTE